The DNA window ttgtagtttttttttgttataataTGTCTTGTATTAGTATGTAGAACTTTATATTGCATAAGAATCTTACCAATATTACTACATTCTCTATTTCCTAACACTGTCCACCTTAAAGACACTTCGAAGGAGTCTGACgacataattattatttactatttggtattaaatgttatttaatattaaatatgtaatattattttctaaaattgattacataaattataattcaaCACATTTAATACCAgttaataaaaacttaatgATTAAAATGTGATGACATGTCTATAGTAGGTTTCTGGAATATAATTATGTGCAGATTTTAGttgtataattattaaaataagtgTATTAAGTATATATTTCTGAAAATTTCTTATTAACTGGagcttatacatatatgtatattattagGCCATATTCCggttaataatttaatatttttttcagtgccaaTGTGGCAGGACGGATGAGCTAACTGAAATTTGTCGCAGCAACTGAGGCGAAGGCATCCAGAAATGGCACAAGTTTTGGCGCGTTAAATTTAATGCCTTTGTTTTTGCCACCCCAGTGGAGCTTCCAGCCCCTCCCTCCTGGTCATCCCGCACCCTATTTGCCAGGGGGGTAGGTGGGTTGTACAAGATGTGCCAAAAATTTCGGTCATACTCAGAGCTCCACAACTCGTAAGAAATGTGcttcgtttttttatttttatttattttgatttttttttttttgaggtcCCTTGCATCATTCAACCCTCCACCGCGTATCCCTAGCCAGAAAACACCCTTGCCACGCCCCCCTTTTTTAGCCTGTGGCGTAAGCAAAACGCATTTTGAAAGCTTTTAGCTGTTAATGTGGCATAAATTTGTCTTTGTTGTTGTCTTGTCAGTATTTTTGTCATTTTGCGGGcggaaattgaaataaaaagcaaaacttCAAGTGCCAGGGGCTGGACCCCGTCCAGTTtgcagttgccagttgccggTCTCTACTTTCATAACCATATCCACAGGATAATCGCAATGCGCCCCCAATGCCCCGAATACCAATGGTCGAAGGGCCGAGGACCTCTTTTGAAAGTCTCACAGCTGGGCGGGCAATTCAAATGTTGGGtttgtatataaatttattgatTTGCATTAAAATGAGGCGGGGCGCTCGTAAAGTGTGTCATTTCTTTCAATTGGGGGAGAGTGTGTCCTCGCCAGGACATCCCCCTCGCTTTCACATGCCCCGGACAACAGGGATAATTGAGACGGATGACATGTCAATGAACTTGTAATGATGACTTGCAGGCCTCCAAACAAAAAACGAGAAAGCCTGACTAATTTTCCACCGAAACGAATTCTGATTGCTGGCTTCTATTTTGGAGACAATATTTCAAATGGGaacgttttaaattttaaagaatgTAAGACATAAGAGGTTCAAAACTGCTTTCTTTACCATTTCTTCTGCTTGTGAGAAGTTTACTTCATAAAAAAGctaagtgtttttttttaaatatataaataaatgcttAAAAAATGTGTCTTAAAGGATCGTGGTAGGACTCTATTTGCTGCAGAACTCAAATCTGACAAGGGATTGATTTTTAAAGACACACACTTCATTTTGAGGTCAACCGCTTCAGAAGTCACATTATCGCAAAAATTTCAACGCCAAACAGGCCATTTTCAGTTGTTGCAGTTTTCCGTTTGCCGATTTTCCCGCTTTTCCGATTTGCAGGATTTTTTCCCCACCGGTTTTGCAGTTTGGTAAGTGAACCACGATAATGTGTCATTCAATTAACACATTTGCTGTCGTTTTTAAGTGCAAGTCGATTATGCTGTCAACAATTTTGCggtgaccaaaaaaaagagaaaaaagaaACAGTCAACAGAAACAGTCCTGACAAAAAACGCCAAcaattctttttaatttttttttttttttgccctaTCCAGAAATAAAACTGCCAACGACTTTTcgctcattaattttatttttcatcgCGTCAACAATTAACCAATCGTCGATTTTTCTCAATGGTCATCAATCAgtatttattcttttattttttttgtattgatttttttgtactttttattttcaaggcAAACATCTCCAATTTAAAGGACCCTTCCTGCTCGTTCTGCTGCATggttttttttcgttggtATTCTGTGCACACATTTAATTATAGAATAATCTTTGATTTAATATGAAAATTGCATAAAGGTTATGAGGGGAGGTTCTGCGTTGGTTTGCTGGTCGCGttgcaaattaattaattgccgCCATATGCTAATTAAACACTCTTTTTGTTGCCCAGCGATTTCTCTCAAACCAGACACCAagagttatatatatatctatatattcataatatatattcatatagaATGTGTTGCTCACGTGCATATGCGGTACATACATAAATGGAAAATGTATTCATGCGGCGCGGATTAAAGTAGCTACTCATTAATATGAAATTTTCCCAGTTATTATATGGCAGTGTCGGCATTTCCATATTTTCACTGACTTGCCCTAAATGCCACTGTTATCCTGGCACGTTATCCTTTTGGCCTGCCAATATAAAGCAAGTTTGTGggatttatgaaaatattctcattaaaactcaaatttcaattttcataaaaaacataaaacaaaaacataaatttctCAAATTTGTATATCTGCTTTAAGCTTTACAAagtattcatttaaaaaaaaaatatgaatatttaaatatttaaaacaatgcagctttttattttgttttatattttacataatcccgtatatatatttttttaatatttaattgcgtTGAAATTTATGCTTAAAGTAACGCCTTAATACTtaaatcgaaatttttcctgaaTTCCTTATTGGTATTTATTTAGCtgcttataaataatattaataatagcGTGATTTCAATTATagataattatttatataatatttatataagaTTTATAAGGTAAGAAAGAAGGAAAAATATAAGGAGTAAATGTAAAGATCTTAAGAAATGTTAAACATTTCCTTTGACTTATATTCTATTAAAGTTTCTTCATTTtaggtttaatatttaagagttTCTAGTTTAAGGAAAAGAATAGGCCTGACTGGCTGGTTCGAAATTTTAGGAACAACAAAGAATAAATGACAAAGGAAAAACATTGTTGAGTGCTTTTAATATAACAAAGGATAATATATGAAGAAGTTATGTTTAAAGGGGTCGTGAGCCCTATTATTCCCTACATAATCCCTATATAATTATCACAAAAATGTcttaaaactttcaaaaaaatcgaataaaaataacttattTAGAAACAAAATACTTTATGGACTTTATAATCCTTTTGAAACCACGCAAGTGCAACCGCTTCTTCGTTGGCAATAAAAACCTTCTACATCATCGAAATGTTGCCACAAAAATTTCGAACTCGGCAACAATGTTGCGCATTGGGGAATGCGCATGTCCTTGCTCTGGCATCCTGGCAACATGTTGCTTGCACGCGTCACCGCTCTCCGCCGCACGTTCGGCTTCCTTCGCTTGTTTTGATTTGTTCGGATTGTTTATGTTTTGGCTATCCTGACGTCCTGACAGGTGGTTGTCCAAAGTCACAAGTCTGCGAGTCCTGAGTCCTGGTCCTGAGACCTGACACTATGATGAGGCCTCGTGTGTGAGTGAATGCCGGGATATTTATGTACGGCAATTGCTCAATGTCGCCCATTGTCTGGCCACCCACCTCCCTTCAAcctccaaaaaataaagagaaacCCCAAGCCCACTTACAAATGAATCTAACCCTGTTCCAATGCTAggacacagaaaaaaatatatattaaatttgttCCTTtggttttttcaaaaatattaagagCCAAAAGTCATTAAAGTTATGACCGCATGTCCTTGTGGCCGcttctttgtttgtttgtctgcGCCGAAGGTACCTATTCTTGTAAGTATAGGGCAAACACCTTTCAATTctagaaataattaaaacaatttatttcaGCCAAAATAAGAGCCCTTTTTTTACTTCTTCTGACAGTGTAGATTCCATACTCCGTTGGCAGTTGTATCTGCTAGTTTAATCCCATCGCGAGTTCCTCTCACTGGCATTCATTCCCGCATTCCCGTCAAGCGTCAATTTATCATTCCTGGCTGGCATTTATGTGTTCGAGGTCCTTTGAACTCCAGGTCCTTTCAGACCTCCCCCCTTGCCAACGCTCACCTAGTCAGTGTTTTGTAATTGTTTCTCCGGGACGGGCCATATTCAATTCGGGAAAAACACTTTTTCGGATCCGGGGGGAATCCAAAAATGTTGTATCTTAtacattgttgtttttgggaaAGGATGGCTACAAAATTCTCACATTTCTCCACCTGTCGCTGTCACTTTCtagccttatttttttttttttcagttggCTTTTGGCCCCCAGCCAGTTGGCCAAGTTTGGAGGCCCAGATCGTAGCCCAGGGCTAGGTCCTGGTATCCTACAACTCTCCGGCCAATAGCCATATGGAGGATGCGGCAGTGTGTGTCGCCGTGTATCGCCGCAGGACTCGCGGCATTACTCATAAGCCGCTTAAGGATACTGGGAGTCTTCTCAGTTTTTCGCCGCCATGCGACACAGATCCTGCATAAATCACTTTTCCGTTCGCTTTTCCCAACGATTTTCCGACCGTTTTTGCATAGATGCCAAAGTACAGTCGAGTTTGCCGGAGATACGTTTTAGGTGGAGCGAAAGTGGGTAGGAAATTTTCGGaaaattaaaaggattttcatttttgggTTATGATTGGATGTCCCCACATTAAAGGTTTACATTTTTGAAGTTTAAGTTTTagggaaaatgggaaatataATTCAAAAAAACATGTCTCGTAgttcaataattttaaaaatgtttcaactcgtttaaaaaactataaaatgtttaaactattttaaacAAAGTAATTTATTCTTTAATATATAAGTTACTTAAACTAAATACTTGCGCTTTAAccttaaaaacaaaagtccTGAGATTTATAAGCTAGGCAGGATAACGGGgattatgtttatttttttgtgtgtttggaAGGTTCGGGTTGAACTTCCCGCTGAAGTAAAGCTTTCACTAAAATGAGACACGTTTCCATTTCCATATAAACCGCATACCCCACTCATACCATAATGCTTTATCCTAGACCTAGACCTGGGATCTGGGATCTGGGCTTTTGGGATCTCTGGCCGCGTCCAGGACTAAGGACAAAGCCAAGTCGCACACAAAGCCAATTGGCTGGCCACCTTCTCCTGGCCACCGAGCTACTGGCCAAAAAGGGAAGCAGGGAACAAAACGAAGCCACGCACTTGTAGTTACAAAGCGGATACTCATTTAAGTTGATTCACCGCACCAACAACTACACAAAGGACCTCGCCAAGCATCCAAGGATGCAAGGATGCGAGGCAGCGACGTCAGCCAATGACACTTTATGACAATTGCACTTGGCGGCTGCTACTGATGAAGAAGACTtgcactgaaaataaaaattaaaggcatacaaaatagaaaattattatttttgggtgTTCTAGAAATTAAATGTTAAAAGTTCAAAGATTGTAGAAAATTATACAGAAGAATTAACTTGAAATATTGCTTGAAATATTGAACAGaagtttcataaaaaatacaaaaatctaTACAAATTAATGTAAAATTGTTGTCTCAGTGCTGAAAATAAAAGGAGAGTCCTCGAAACAGGGTCGGCTTTCTCTTGGGCCAGCCGAACAAAGGACAACAAGCACAAACAAGTGAAAATCATTCAGGGAAAACTGCCGTCTGCCAACTCGCATCTCGAAAGGAAATACGCGAACGCTGGGGAGCCCAGAAAACGCTTcgcttaaaaacaaaaaaaaaaagggaaaaaaaggATAACCCACACATACTATAacatatactatatatgtgtatgtgtgtgagggcaaaaacaaaaaggaatcgTAAACAAAATGCCGGAAAAGGCAAAAACATGGCGACAAAgacgatgacgacgatgaTGGCGGCCAACTCCAACCACGTGCTCCTCCGCTCCATATGCTGCACATGATCCGAATCCGAATGCGAATCTAGTGCGGAATATAGGGGACTTTGGAGGGCTATACCGAGGGGTGATCCAGCTGGAAAGTTGGAGCTGGGCAGGAAGAAGGACCAGGAACAGAGTGCCAGGTTTCCCAGGTTATGAGGAAGGGGGAGTGCGGCCCGACGTCGCCGTGATAATGACTTTTTGTCTCCGTTCAAATGTCACTTGATGTTTTGCGGGGGTCCTTGGCTAGTGTTTCCACTTCCTGGCGGCACTTGTAGAAAAATTTAAGGTTTACCAAAGctaatatttaatagaaaatatcaaagatttatttcgtttttcttTGCTTGTTTGTATTGTTATCCTTTTCCGAAAAATGACATAGTCTTTTGTAATTTCTTCGAGTGCACCCGGCTTGGTGGCTTTCCGGTTCTCCGCTATTCCGTTGCTTTGTAGACGACGTTTTCGTTTTTATGCCTCGAGGTCATTCAAGTTCaaccagctcctgctcctgctcccggTTGCAGGATCTCCTGATTAATTGGCCGTAAGGAAGAAGTGTGAGGAGTCCTGCCCCGTAGAACAGCATGCTTTTCCACATGCTGGTTTGTTTTGGAAACTGAAATGGTAGCAGGCCTGGTGGGGCACATCAGTATTTGGGGCTGAAACTGGCATTCCTTCGAGACTCACTTGCTAGTCGGACACAAAATTGTTGCCACACCCTCCATTTCTTCCCTCCGTCCAGTCCACTTTCGTCCTTTTGttattcccttttttttctcatcGAACTAAATTTTGAAGCGATAATGCCGGCCGCTTAGATACTGGACTTTGGAGAGGAATCGGGAGCAGGTTGGATCAGCAGTCGGGTATAGCTGGAAATCAGTAACCAAAAGGATATAGACAGGATGCCGGTCACCTACAAGACACGAGCCCTGCCGGCACAGCGCCGCCTAGTGCCGAACCTGCTGCGGAGCATCCTGCGCCTCCTGGAGGAAGcccatcgacccatgagcgtCACCGAGGTGATCGCCGCCCTGGGTATCACCTATCGCCGCACCGATCCGGAATTCCAACGCCAGGTCAGGATTAATCTGCGGGACGGTGTGGCTTACGGCATCTTGAAACGCCAGAAGGATCATTTCTCCCTGAGGTCCCGGCGACTGGGCGAGCTGATGGCTCATCTGGATCCCTCCAACCCACACCGATAGAACTGGACTAGAGGATCAGATAAGCCccaaaacataaattattgaAATTCATACTGAATCTTATGTAAAACACATTATCTGATATAATATCCAAGAATCTTCTTATGATTCCTATTGGATTcctaattataattaaataaaataataataaaataaattcctaatgaaatacatatattgaatacttATAAAGTCGAAACccctatatttttttatctctTAAAGGTGTATTTGTTGTATCGTTCACAGTAATATCATCCATTAGTAACATTGAATGCGCATTCGTCACTGTAATTTTTGGacgttaaataaatttaaagccAACAGCCCTCATGACTGTCTCTCCAATAGAAGTAGATTGATTTTAGCAAGCATAAAATGAATAGCCTAATTATATTTATCGGCATTTGTGGCCCATCGTGGAGGTGGCCCATCGACGACTGCCACCCACCCAGGTGCAGTAATAATTCGCTTTAACGAACCGCAGAGACTGGGATTTTGTCGCGTCGAAAGTGGCATGTGGCAGGCTGGGAATGGGGGGCGGGGGAGTGAACAAACGCGTTTTGCGGCAAATATTTGCGGTTATCTAAATGAAATGCACGTCGTTCCAAAGGCAACCACACACAGAGTGGTGTTGGGGTTACGGATGTTTTTTTCGGTATTTGCATTGCACCACCAAATATGCAATTAAATCATAAATTACGCGGTTAAAATCAAACATTATCCAgctgatatttttagtctggatAGTAGTCGGGCTGGTAGTCTATGGTTGTAtaccaaattttgttttaatttttgaggGAATCTCTGGTCATCAAAAAACAAACGCCATTATGAACTATGAATTATTTATAGGTTCTGGATGTGCTAGATGAAATCTAGATGAATGGCCACTAGATTTTCAATTGTTTGGCCATTCCAATTAAAATTCGGAACTGAACACTTgggtaattaaattttaattgaaacatCCCACACGCTGCCAGATAAATAACagaagtttttccaaattaatATTTACACCAGACTGCGTTCCAAGTCAAATGTCCTGTTTACTAATTACTAATAAATTAGCTTCATATCGATTGtgaatacatatatatgttttaaCAGAGAGCATCTGCTTAGCGGAAATCCCCTTGAATGACAATTATCGATCTAGAATTCATGAATCGAAGGGCAAATAATTGATTATGCCTTCGCCATCGCATCCTTGACGAGATGTCTAGcatgttttattattattttagtcGCTTGTTTAATTGCAAACGGAAGCGGAAATACTCGACAGCTATAAATTTCTCAGATGTAACGATTTTTTTGtgaatgaacaaaaaaatgtattaaataaataaaattataagtaACGAGAAGCAGCTTTGATGAGAAAAGACGGACAGGCAGACAGGGGGTTGATATGCGATAGAGCTAACATccatcttaaaaaaatattaaaagtattttACATGTATAGCAATTTTtgaaatcttaaaaaataaaataaaatctttaaaaaatgcagATGGTTATGCAGACAGACTGAAAAGACTATATATTTCAGAGATAGTCCATCCTATCCCTAAAAACTAGTTTGCCGTCTTCTATAGTGTAAAAACACAAACTCaaaaaccgaaaccaaaaatcgacaccaaaaatatacaacaataataaccaacacaaatacaaaaaaaaaacagaaacacc is part of the Drosophila bipectinata strain 14024-0381.07 chromosome XL, DbipHiC1v2, whole genome shotgun sequence genome and encodes:
- the LOC108134353 gene encoding uncharacterized protein — translated: MPVTYKTRALPAQRRLVPNLLRSILRLLEEAHRPMSVTEVIAALGITYRRTDPEFQRQVRINLRDGVAYGILKRQKDHFSLRSRRLGELMAHLDPSNPHR